Proteins from a genomic interval of Paenibacillus sp. FSL H8-0048:
- a CDS encoding response regulator transcription factor — protein sequence MDTYRIMIVDDDPHICEIVQLYCQREGFDSSSCHNGADAMMLLASFNPDLIVLDVLLANENGIDWCKNARNYTNAPIVFLSSQEEDEVKISALSYGGDDYVTKPFSPGVLMAKIKAHLRRISSGRREQLLELPGLTLDFYAQSVHMGSRTIFLSKKEFSLLSYMAQNVNQVVTVDKLFHLIWGMKSLEDTRTVAVHISNLRKKIEDDPIHPERIITVRGAGYMLVAGKR from the coding sequence ATGGACACATACCGAATTATGATCGTTGACGACGATCCCCATATCTGCGAGATTGTTCAGCTATACTGCCAGCGGGAGGGCTTCGACTCCTCATCCTGCCACAACGGGGCCGATGCTATGATGCTGCTGGCATCCTTTAACCCGGACCTGATTGTGCTGGATGTGCTGCTGGCGAATGAGAACGGCATTGACTGGTGCAAGAACGCACGCAATTACACGAATGCGCCGATTGTGTTCCTAAGCAGTCAAGAGGAGGATGAGGTGAAGATCAGCGCCTTATCGTATGGCGGGGACGATTATGTAACCAAGCCGTTCAGTCCGGGCGTACTCATGGCCAAGATCAAGGCCCATCTCCGCAGGATATCCTCAGGCAGAAGAGAACAGCTGCTGGAGCTGCCGGGACTAACGCTGGATTTCTATGCACAGTCTGTCCATATGGGCAGCAGAACGATTTTTCTGTCGAAAAAAGAATTCAGCCTGCTCTCCTACATGGCACAGAACGTGAATCAAGTGGTCACTGTCGATAAGCTGTTTCACCTCATCTGGGGGATGAAGAGCCTGGAGGATACGCGAACGGTGGCGGTCCACATCAGTAATCTGCGCAAAAAAATCGAGGACGACCCTATCCATCCCGAGCGGATCATTACCGTCCGGGGGGCCGGATATATGCTGGTTGCCGGGAAACGCTGA
- a CDS encoding copper amine oxidase N-terminal domain-containing protein: MRRNALKPIIINGNTMVPFRKIFEALNMNVQWDSKTGRVTAQTTEITIKMTVDSL, translated from the coding sequence ATGCGTAGGAATGCACTCAAGCCTATCATCATCAACGGAAACACGATGGTTCCGTTTCGTAAAATATTCGAAGCTTTAAATATGAATGTCCAATGGGATTCCAAAACCGGAAGAGTTACGGCCCAAACCACAGAAATAACGATTAAAATGACGGTGGATAGCCTATAA
- a CDS encoding RtcB family protein, translating to MAYQNIDGVRVWGKPDEGALVQARMCAENGNVVQTLLMADHHKGYSQPIGGVVVYDGQISPSGVGYDIGCGNKAVRTGLKIEELRPRLSGVMDEIARRISFGVGRVNNERVDHELFDDPDWAVFKAVGSGVHDKLKVLAQNQLGTVGSGNHFVDILEEDATGRVWIANHFGSRGFGHKTASGFLNLAAGRDFLANAPGEKMDQPPVLLDLNSELGDMYYRAMKLAGRYAYAGRDYVIQQVLAILGTEADLAVHNHHNYAWKETHDGKEVIVVRKGATPSAPGQMGFIGGSMGDISVIVQGKDSVENREAYYSTVHGAGRIMSRTQAAGRMNWKTRTRSGGQITTAQMLAAVREFGVELRGAGTDESPFVYRKLQEVLDAHAGTIEVMHVLKPVGVCMAGADEFDPYKD from the coding sequence ATGGCTTATCAGAATATTGACGGTGTGCGGGTGTGGGGGAAGCCGGACGAAGGAGCCCTGGTGCAGGCCCGGATGTGTGCGGAGAATGGCAACGTGGTGCAGACCCTGCTCATGGCGGATCACCATAAAGGCTACAGCCAGCCAATTGGCGGGGTTGTTGTGTACGATGGACAGATCTCTCCGTCTGGCGTGGGTTACGATATCGGATGCGGGAATAAGGCGGTGCGGACCGGCTTGAAGATAGAGGAGCTGCGGCCGCGACTCTCAGGGGTCATGGACGAGATTGCCCGCAGAATCTCCTTCGGTGTAGGGCGGGTTAATAACGAGAGGGTGGACCATGAGCTGTTCGATGACCCGGATTGGGCGGTGTTCAAGGCGGTGGGCAGCGGAGTACATGATAAGCTCAAGGTCCTGGCGCAGAATCAGCTCGGTACCGTCGGCAGCGGCAACCACTTCGTAGACATACTAGAAGAAGACGCAACCGGCCGGGTGTGGATCGCCAACCATTTCGGCAGCAGAGGGTTCGGGCATAAGACAGCGAGCGGGTTCCTTAACCTGGCAGCAGGCAGAGATTTTCTGGCGAATGCCCCCGGGGAAAAGATGGATCAGCCGCCCGTCCTGCTCGACCTGAACAGTGAGCTGGGCGATATGTATTACAGAGCGATGAAGCTGGCCGGGCGTTACGCCTATGCCGGAAGAGACTATGTCATCCAGCAGGTCTTGGCGATTCTGGGAACGGAAGCAGACCTTGCGGTGCACAATCATCATAACTATGCCTGGAAAGAGACGCATGACGGCAAGGAAGTCATCGTTGTCCGCAAAGGAGCTACTCCTTCCGCACCCGGCCAGATGGGCTTCATTGGCGGCAGCATGGGAGATATCTCCGTGATCGTTCAAGGCAAGGACAGCGTGGAGAACCGGGAGGCCTACTACAGCACCGTTCACGGAGCGGGCCGAATCATGAGCCGGACCCAGGCCGCAGGCCGGATGAACTGGAAGACCCGCACCCGCAGCGGCGGCCAGATCACAACAGCGCAGATGTTAGCTGCGGTCCGGGAGTTCGGCGTAGAGCTGCGCGGCGCGGGGACGGACGAGAGTCCTTTTGTCTACCGGAAGCTGCAAGAGGTGCTGGACGCGCACGCCGGGACTATTGAGGTTATGCATGTCCTGAAGCCGGTGGGCGTATGTATGGCTGGCGCGGATGAATTTGATCCGTATAAGGATTGA
- a CDS encoding tRNA dihydrouridine synthase: MINNFWRELPRPFFILAPMEDVTDVVFRHVVSAAGRPDVFFTEFVNTESYAHPEGKQAVRGRLTFTEDEQPMVAHIWGDKPEYFRKMSISMAEEGFKGIDLNMGCPVANVAENGKGSGLICRPDTAAEIIQAAKAGGLPVSVKTRLGFTEVDEWRGWLTHILQQDIVNLSIHLRTREEMSKVEAHWELIPEIKKLRDEIAPHTLLTINGDIPDRETGLKLAAEYGVDGIMIGRGIFHNPYAFEQEPREHSSKELLDLLRLHLDLHDHYSALESRSFKPLPRFFKIYVRGFRGASELRNQLMNTKSTGEARALLDEFASKEQDGGEELGS; the protein is encoded by the coding sequence ATGATAAATAATTTCTGGCGTGAATTGCCACGCCCTTTCTTTATACTGGCCCCGATGGAGGATGTGACGGATGTGGTGTTTCGTCATGTGGTGAGCGCGGCGGGCCGGCCGGATGTGTTTTTTACGGAGTTCGTCAATACAGAGAGCTATGCTCACCCGGAGGGGAAGCAGGCGGTGCGGGGGCGGTTGACCTTCACCGAGGATGAACAGCCGATGGTCGCGCATATCTGGGGGGACAAGCCGGAGTACTTCCGGAAGATGAGCATCAGTATGGCGGAGGAAGGCTTCAAGGGCATCGATCTGAACATGGGCTGTCCGGTAGCGAATGTAGCCGAGAATGGCAAGGGCAGCGGACTGATCTGCCGCCCGGACACCGCTGCGGAGATCATTCAGGCGGCGAAGGCCGGAGGACTGCCTGTCAGCGTCAAGACCCGGCTCGGGTTCACGGAGGTGGATGAATGGCGGGGCTGGCTGACTCATATTTTGCAGCAGGACATTGTGAATCTGTCGATCCATCTGCGTACGCGGGAGGAAATGAGTAAGGTGGAGGCCCACTGGGAGCTCATTCCTGAAATCAAGAAGCTGCGGGATGAGATCGCGCCGCACACCCTGCTGACGATCAACGGCGATATCCCGGACCGGGAGACTGGCCTTAAGCTGGCCGCAGAGTATGGGGTGGACGGGATTATGATCGGGCGCGGGATTTTTCATAATCCGTATGCGTTCGAGCAGGAGCCAAGGGAGCACAGCAGCAAGGAACTCCTGGATCTGCTTAGGCTGCATCTGGATCTCCATGACCATTATTCAGCGCTAGAATCACGTTCCTTCAAGCCGCTGCCCCGCTTCTTCAAAATTTACGTCCGCGGCTTCCGCGGCGCGAGTGAACTCCGCAACCAGCTGATGAACACGAAGTCCACTGGGGAGGCGCGTGCACTGCTGGATGAGTTCGCCAGCAAAGAGCAGGATGGGGGCGAGGAGCTTGGGAGTTAA
- a CDS encoding sensor histidine kinase — protein MMRGILRSGSRNIWLQITVVVVIGLIASYAILSATPDAPKPRSKEGLLDLTHNSIYQNPLKLQGEWAFYWHKLLSPEDIRGQMAGGQPADQDRYINIPSSWLGYPMDGNALKGEGYATFRLVIRLSEQDSKERLALRLPTIFHAYKLWVNGELLTEVGVVDQDKEGMTPILATRLVFFQPEGDTVELVMQVANFHHKRGGITKDIELGGSNVLTVRTHLKIAADMFITASLLVIGVYHLLLFMLRRKDRAPLYFGLFTVMFAIRSLLNGELMLTQWLPHFPWELQFKLEYLILCLGGWVITMYFECIFPDYVSRWFRYGSRIVTGALCLVVVVTPALVYSRMLVLIGVVVVLHMVYLMVGLAHAALRRMEGALIFLLVSVVALATVVNDFLYYNEWSPIENTSPFGLLIFTVAQMLLLSSRFTRAATNEERIARELQEANHKLTGMNANLEQIVLERTRALSVAHEDLRLSYERLLHSEEGRKKLLAYITHDLRMPLSSMLGYVEAVIDRVKPEHNEQYLRYIRDNTIRINRMIGELSFLSHLETGQVEYRIEPVQVMQFLRGFYEQYELVVRDAGLDFALNIGDTEASSADQPVARIDTQRLEQALFNLVSNAMKFTPDGGLVRLALTVDEVNDTRSAVISVQDSGIGIPPAQLEQIFDRNYRVDRPGVDMGVEGSGLGLAICREIVQAHGGSVRAESDGKTGSIFRVILPLI, from the coding sequence ATGATGAGGGGTATACTAAGGTCCGGTTCTCGTAATATCTGGTTACAAATCACTGTGGTCGTAGTTATCGGGCTGATCGCAAGCTATGCCATCCTGTCTGCAACGCCGGATGCCCCCAAGCCCCGAAGCAAAGAAGGCCTTCTGGATCTAACGCACAACTCTATCTATCAGAATCCGCTGAAGCTACAGGGAGAATGGGCCTTCTATTGGCACAAGCTGCTCTCACCCGAGGATATACGAGGCCAGATGGCAGGCGGACAACCAGCCGACCAAGACCGGTATATCAACATCCCCAGCTCCTGGCTAGGCTACCCGATGGACGGTAATGCGCTGAAGGGCGAAGGCTATGCCACCTTCCGGCTGGTGATCCGGCTTAGTGAGCAGGATAGTAAGGAGCGGTTGGCTCTGCGGCTGCCTACTATTTTTCATGCGTATAAATTATGGGTGAACGGAGAGCTGCTGACAGAGGTCGGTGTGGTGGATCAGGACAAGGAGGGCATGACACCGATTCTGGCGACGAGACTGGTGTTCTTCCAGCCTGAAGGCGACACGGTGGAGCTGGTGATGCAAGTAGCGAACTTCCATCATAAGCGGGGCGGCATCACCAAGGATATCGAGCTGGGCGGCAGTAATGTGTTAACGGTCCGGACCCATCTGAAGATTGCTGCCGATATGTTCATCACGGCCAGCCTGCTGGTGATCGGCGTGTATCATCTCCTGCTGTTCATGCTACGCCGTAAGGACCGGGCCCCGCTATACTTCGGCCTGTTCACTGTGATGTTCGCGATCCGCTCCCTGCTGAACGGCGAGCTTATGCTTACCCAGTGGCTGCCTCACTTTCCATGGGAATTGCAGTTCAAGCTGGAGTATCTGATCCTATGCCTCGGCGGATGGGTGATCACGATGTATTTTGAGTGCATTTTCCCGGATTACGTGTCGCGGTGGTTCCGCTATGGCTCCCGGATCGTCACCGGCGCACTCTGTCTGGTGGTTGTGGTGACCCCTGCCCTCGTCTATTCCCGGATGCTGGTGCTGATCGGTGTCGTCGTGGTTCTCCATATGGTGTATCTGATGGTGGGGCTGGCTCATGCGGCCTTGCGGCGGATGGAGGGAGCGCTGATCTTCCTGCTGGTGTCGGTGGTGGCTCTGGCTACGGTGGTCAACGATTTCCTGTATTACAACGAATGGTCGCCCATCGAAAATACCTCCCCGTTCGGACTGCTCATCTTCACGGTTGCCCAGATGCTGCTGCTCTCTTCCAGATTCACGCGGGCAGCAACGAATGAAGAGCGGATTGCACGGGAGCTGCAGGAGGCCAACCACAAGCTGACCGGGATGAATGCCAACCTGGAGCAGATTGTGCTGGAGCGCACCCGTGCCTTATCCGTCGCCCATGAGGACCTCCGCCTGTCGTATGAGCGGTTACTGCATTCCGAGGAAGGCCGGAAGAAGCTGCTGGCCTACATCACGCATGATCTGCGGATGCCGCTGTCCAGTATGCTCGGTTATGTCGAGGCGGTGATAGACAGGGTGAAGCCGGAGCACAATGAACAATACCTGAGGTATATCCGTGATAACACGATAAGGATCAACCGCATGATCGGGGAGCTGAGCTTCTTGTCCCATCTGGAGACAGGGCAAGTGGAATACCGGATAGAGCCGGTTCAGGTGATGCAGTTCCTGCGCGGCTTCTATGAGCAATATGAGCTGGTGGTGCGGGATGCGGGGCTGGATTTCGCTCTGAACATCGGGGATACGGAAGCTTCAAGCGCGGACCAGCCTGTTGCCCGGATCGATACACAACGCTTAGAACAGGCGTTATTCAATCTGGTGTCGAACGCGATGAAGTTCACGCCTGACGGCGGATTGGTGCGTCTTGCCTTAACCGTGGACGAGGTGAATGATACCCGCTCTGCGGTAATCAGCGTACAAGACTCCGGTATAGGTATTCCTCCAGCGCAGCTGGAGCAGATCTTCGACCGCAATTACCGGGTGGACCGGCCGGGGGTGGACATGGGCGTGGAGGGCAGCGGGCTGGGGCTCGCGATATGCCGGGAAATTGTGCAAGCGCATGGCGGGAGTGTCCGGGCGGAGAGCGACGGGAAGACGGGGTCGATTTTCCGGGTCATATTGCCGTTGATCTGA
- a CDS encoding phosphotransferase: MIGKLHKQASNWSIPDAFERPAFDGSRILQALDTLKEHAAAGLLSAGDVELLRLAGERVIHMMNSMERTASNWGMIHADLIPSNLVFLEQEVRPIDFGACGFGYYLVDLGWTFSYIHPSFREQLLQSYSKHHPLPDNYTQRLEGFFIAAQLVTMNFWLGLPDWQEWLPGHIGKLASREVKAYLNNESFLFSGVSYWE; this comes from the coding sequence TTGATCGGCAAGCTACATAAGCAAGCCTCGAACTGGAGCATCCCCGATGCTTTTGAACGCCCGGCCTTCGACGGCTCCCGGATCTTGCAAGCCCTTGATACGCTGAAGGAACATGCGGCTGCCGGACTGCTTAGTGCGGGTGATGTGGAGCTGCTGCGGCTAGCCGGGGAGCGGGTCATTCACATGATGAATTCTATGGAGCGGACCGCCAGTAATTGGGGAATGATTCATGCTGATCTGATTCCAAGTAATTTGGTGTTCCTTGAACAAGAAGTACGGCCCATTGATTTCGGCGCTTGCGGGTTCGGTTATTACTTAGTGGATTTGGGCTGGACGTTCTCCTACATCCATCCTTCGTTCAGAGAACAGCTGCTTCAGTCTTATTCCAAGCACCATCCGTTACCGGATAACTATACCCAGCGGTTAGAGGGCTTCTTCATTGCAGCACAACTGGTGACGATGAATTTCTGGTTGGGTCTGCCGGACTGGCAGGAATGGCTGCCTGGACATATTGGTAAATTAGCCAGTAGAGAGGTTAAGGCCTACTTAAACAATGAATCGTTCCTCTTCAGCGGCGTGTCTTATTGGGAATAG
- a CDS encoding carbohydrate-binding protein has protein sequence MYTKVSARAVSLLAAFVLLLSVFFTALPNADAAARGAWSPNTAYAVNDTVTYGGGTYTCLQAHTSLTGWEPPNVPALWKSGSTTTPTPTPTTPPATNGAIFYADRDYGGKAVTLGIGNYVLSQLNNAGIPNDWMSSLKVPSGWTVEVYADDNFGGTKWTYTSSSSWVGDSVNDKMSSVKIYTGSPPATGVTRPSEVPSQIWTYAMNVDNKFGKGGDFALLLSAVIKKESSFGAGLPGSPSAGDGLMQVEPNTRAAYASQFSAKFGRTYNHSSEQDQVALGGLILDEKISRFGNIYNGLLHYNGGDNWYPGATDSYGRPILADQYANAVYGTYKGYGGKN, from the coding sequence TTGTATACCAAAGTGTCAGCTAGAGCTGTATCCCTGTTAGCCGCATTCGTATTACTGCTCTCCGTGTTCTTCACCGCCTTACCGAACGCAGATGCAGCCGCGAGAGGAGCGTGGTCGCCAAACACGGCCTATGCGGTGAATGACACCGTAACCTATGGCGGAGGTACATATACCTGTCTGCAGGCGCATACGTCCCTCACCGGCTGGGAGCCGCCGAATGTTCCTGCACTATGGAAAAGCGGCAGCACCACCACACCGACACCAACGCCCACAACGCCACCGGCAACGAATGGGGCCATCTTCTATGCAGACAGGGATTATGGCGGCAAGGCTGTTACCCTGGGAATAGGCAATTATGTGCTGTCCCAGCTGAACAATGCAGGCATTCCGAATGACTGGATGTCCTCGCTCAAGGTACCCAGCGGCTGGACGGTAGAGGTGTATGCAGACGATAACTTCGGGGGCACGAAGTGGACCTATACCTCAAGCTCCTCCTGGGTCGGCGACAGTGTGAATGACAAGATGTCTTCGGTCAAAATCTACACCGGTTCACCGCCCGCAACCGGCGTCACCCGCCCCTCCGAGGTGCCCAGCCAGATCTGGACGTATGCCATGAATGTAGACAATAAATTCGGCAAAGGGGGAGATTTCGCTCTACTTCTGAGCGCGGTGATCAAGAAAGAGAGCAGCTTCGGAGCAGGTCTGCCGGGCAGCCCGTCCGCCGGTGACGGCTTGATGCAGGTCGAGCCGAATACACGTGCCGCGTATGCCTCCCAATTCAGCGCCAAATTCGGCCGCACCTATAATCACAGCAGCGAGCAGGATCAGGTAGCCTTGGGCGGACTGATTCTCGATGAGAAGATCTCCAGATTCGGCAACATCTACAACGGACTTTTACACTACAACGGAGGCGACAACTGGTATCCAGGCGCCACCGATTCTTACGGCCGCCCGATTCTGGCGGATCAGTATGCCAATGCTGTGTACGGGACGTATAAGGGGTATGGCGGGAAGAACTGA
- a CDS encoding SDR family NAD(P)-dependent oxidoreductase — MRNFMIFGASKGLGEAFVKALPVPGDQVWVVSRTCPDSLKLEDGVQRTWIEADLAKPDAAGRIAESLNGVPLDVFIYNVGVWESKGFSDDYDFEQDDPAEIASIININVTSAITCIQKLLPNLKQSAHANIFFIGSTAGLDHNDYTQVSFTASKFALRGIANAVREHVKPYGIGVTVINPGEIATQIPLEAGVEPVLSAYNGAQIPLQDVVSLVQCVMNLSKASCVKEINIPAMLDSNA, encoded by the coding sequence ATGCGGAACTTTATGATTTTTGGAGCAAGCAAAGGCTTGGGAGAGGCCTTTGTCAAGGCGCTGCCGGTGCCGGGCGATCAGGTCTGGGTGGTCTCCAGAACCTGCCCGGACAGCCTGAAGCTGGAGGATGGGGTGCAGCGGACCTGGATTGAGGCTGACTTGGCGAAGCCGGATGCTGCGGGGCGGATTGCAGAATCATTGAACGGCGTTCCCCTGGACGTATTCATCTATAATGTTGGCGTCTGGGAGAGCAAGGGCTTCAGCGATGACTATGATTTTGAACAGGACGATCCGGCTGAGATTGCCAGCATCATTAACATCAATGTGACTTCTGCGATAACATGCATACAGAAGCTTTTGCCGAATCTGAAGCAGTCTGCGCACGCCAACATCTTCTTCATCGGTTCCACGGCAGGCCTCGATCATAATGACTATACCCAGGTCTCGTTCACCGCGTCCAAGTTCGCTCTGCGCGGGATCGCCAATGCGGTCAGGGAGCATGTGAAGCCTTACGGCATCGGTGTGACTGTCATCAATCCCGGTGAGATAGCCACGCAGATTCCATTGGAGGCTGGGGTGGAGCCCGTCTTGTCCGCCTATAACGGCGCGCAGATTCCGCTTCAGGATGTCGTGTCCCTGGTGCAATGCGTCATGAACCTGTCCAAAGCTTCCTGTGTGAAGGAGATTAATATTCCGGCGATGCTGGATTCGAATGCGTAG
- a CDS encoding AbrB/MazE/SpoVT family DNA-binding domain-containing protein, producing MRHNKEDEQLIIKPNSATLDEILSRITPDNIHKEVSTGGQQGREVW from the coding sequence GTGCGTCATAATAAGGAAGATGAACAGCTTATCATCAAGCCGAATTCGGCTACACTGGATGAAATCTTATCCCGTATTACCCCGGATAATATCCATAAAGAGGTCTCCACAGGCGGGCAACAAGGACGGGAAGTATGGTAA
- a CDS encoding SF0329 family protein, with amino-acid sequence MSWSKLKQQLEGFLSPSLEGRVEYRAPAYRYSPDKSGTCYITVDKKNILSMTDKSSPIRWYSSELEVKNDPELHISVTHEDIEAVRLTAKGPIPEDRLVIMARSRLTTEHAKALMLAQAGLTKSNFIVVANKFLVTPIEESLESSDIVLNILALMDRRVGRKRIEGMAGKMQRRHPAVEYFYCLRRGAR; translated from the coding sequence ATGTCCTGGAGCAAACTCAAACAACAATTGGAGGGCTTCCTCAGCCCATCCTTAGAAGGACGGGTAGAGTACCGGGCGCCCGCTTACCGCTATTCGCCGGATAAATCAGGCACCTGTTATATTACGGTGGACAAGAAGAACATCCTCAGCATGACCGACAAGTCCAGCCCCATCCGCTGGTACTCGTCCGAGCTGGAGGTCAAGAATGACCCGGAGCTGCATATTTCCGTCACCCATGAGGATATTGAAGCAGTCAGACTGACGGCCAAGGGGCCGATCCCTGAGGACCGCCTAGTCATTATGGCCCGAAGCCGCTTAACCACTGAACATGCCAAGGCACTGATGTTGGCCCAGGCTGGCCTGACGAAATCGAATTTCATTGTGGTGGCGAATAAGTTCCTGGTTACTCCCATTGAGGAGAGCCTGGAGAGCAGTGATATAGTACTGAATATCCTGGCTCTGATGGACCGGAGAGTCGGGCGGAAGCGGATCGAGGGGATGGCCGGGAAGATGCAGCGGAGGCATCCGGCGGTAGAGTATTTCTATTGTTTGCGGCGCGGGGCACGATGA
- a CDS encoding ABC transporter permease, with amino-acid sequence MKLLFKLFRDIRQSFGQFFSFVLIVAVGAFFYTGLASLSNHLNDYTKAYFAEHTLSDLKLYYAKLPPERIAALSQVEGIHKLEGRYTFNATEAFDGYRSTLRIHSIPENNEINTLAMLEGGLPSGTNGIVLDSRYAAEHDYGVGDQVTIRVQDQELTLRISGLGENVEHAKKNETQDHKHEGIAYVSEAVIPEVTGTFFYNELLVDAKEGYDVDQIGKSIEEKSKGLQYLSQESKERSFSYSRLKATLHNNGLMSKVIPLVLFLIEAIILFLAMSRIIDSQRNQVGIMKALGVSRSSIMLHYMGYPVLVGAAGSILGYILSAAVFVPLIAVSNARSFTLPGIQFDLSVGLIFPPMLVSSLFGMLACYFSGRSLLKESASRAMRPKPPRSIRPILIERIPGLWGRLPYRYKLILRNICLNKVKVLASSAGVMVSTVLLITAFGTQVSLQKVAGQFQQVYTYDLRVDYKAGEVLAGQPLPSGIKSHYALSSFPIELNKNQQSEKAELIVTERDNRLIHFYDDKDLPLQLEDHGVLVPKSYADHYSIAKGDTINIAFSAPELGNKAVEMKVLGISTQYSSPAFYITPDYLASFGIVYKPSTLLVEADSPGGLIDIRSEFGKDPRVEAISGKDELEKEGRYILQQNSFVFIMFIVCAVILSFGAIYTISSINMYERNRELATLKVLGYYRNQINRLIFRENIIITTVAVMFALLICGYVYELVVQALSSTHQQIPDQLGLASLLMSVAVAFTLTLMANLLLRRKVTRINMIESLKGLE; translated from the coding sequence ATGAAGCTTCTGTTCAAGCTGTTCCGGGATATCAGACAGTCGTTCGGGCAGTTTTTCTCCTTCGTGCTGATTGTCGCAGTAGGTGCTTTTTTCTATACAGGACTGGCGTCCTTAAGCAATCATTTGAATGATTATACGAAGGCTTATTTTGCAGAACACACATTAAGCGATTTGAAACTTTATTACGCCAAGCTTCCGCCGGAGAGAATCGCCGCGCTCAGCCAAGTGGAGGGCATCCATAAGCTGGAGGGACGGTATACCTTCAATGCCACGGAGGCTTTTGACGGTTACCGTTCGACACTTAGGATTCACTCCATCCCTGAGAATAATGAAATCAACACGCTGGCGATGCTGGAGGGAGGACTTCCGTCCGGGACAAACGGGATTGTACTGGATTCCCGTTATGCCGCCGAGCATGACTACGGAGTTGGAGACCAAGTGACGATTCGCGTTCAAGACCAAGAGCTGACCCTCAGGATCAGCGGCTTAGGGGAGAATGTGGAGCATGCCAAAAAGAATGAGACACAGGATCATAAGCATGAGGGGATTGCTTACGTCAGCGAGGCGGTTATCCCAGAGGTTACAGGCACCTTCTTCTATAATGAACTGCTGGTGGATGCCAAGGAAGGCTACGATGTGGATCAAATCGGCAAGTCCATAGAGGAGAAGTCCAAAGGACTGCAATATCTGAGCCAAGAGAGCAAGGAACGTTCGTTCAGCTATTCGCGCCTGAAGGCCACGCTCCACAATAACGGGTTAATGAGCAAGGTCATTCCTCTGGTGCTCTTCCTGATCGAAGCGATAATCTTATTCCTTGCTATGTCGAGAATAATCGATTCCCAGCGGAATCAGGTCGGGATCATGAAGGCACTCGGTGTAAGCCGGAGCAGTATCATGCTTCATTATATGGGTTATCCCGTGCTGGTCGGGGCTGCAGGCTCGATTCTGGGATATATCCTGTCGGCGGCTGTATTTGTGCCTCTTATTGCGGTATCGAATGCCAGGTCCTTCACCCTGCCGGGTATACAATTTGACCTGTCGGTCGGATTGATCTTTCCGCCCATGCTCGTCTCCAGTTTGTTCGGGATGCTCGCTTGCTATTTCAGCGGAAGGAGCCTGTTGAAGGAAAGTGCGTCACGGGCCATGCGCCCCAAGCCGCCCAGATCCATACGGCCTATACTCATCGAGCGGATTCCGGGGCTCTGGGGGCGGCTGCCGTACAGGTACAAGCTGATTTTGCGGAATATTTGTCTGAACAAGGTTAAGGTGCTGGCAAGCTCGGCCGGGGTGATGGTCAGTACGGTGCTGTTAATAACCGCCTTCGGCACTCAAGTCTCCCTGCAAAAGGTAGCCGGCCAGTTTCAGCAAGTGTACACCTATGATCTTCGTGTCGATTATAAAGCAGGGGAGGTCTTGGCAGGACAGCCTCTTCCTTCAGGCATCAAAAGTCATTATGCGTTATCCTCTTTCCCGATTGAACTGAACAAGAACCAGCAGTCCGAGAAAGCGGAGCTGATTGTCACGGAGCGGGATAACCGGCTCATTCATTTCTATGATGACAAAGACCTTCCCCTGCAGCTGGAGGACCATGGTGTACTGGTGCCCAAATCGTATGCCGACCACTATAGTATTGCGAAAGGGGATACCATAAACATTGCATTTTCGGCGCCAGAGCTGGGGAACAAGGCGGTAGAGATGAAGGTGCTTGGCATTTCTACACAATACTCCAGCCCGGCCTTTTATATCACGCCAGACTACTTGGCAAGCTTTGGGATCGTGTACAAACCATCCACCCTGCTGGTGGAGGCTGATTCTCCGGGAGGTCTAATCGATATTCGGAGTGAGTTCGGCAAAGATCCAAGAGTGGAAGCAATATCAGGCAAGGATGAGCTGGAGAAGGAAGGCCGTTATATTTTGCAGCAGAACAGCTTTGTCTTCATTATGTTTATTGTTTGCGCAGTGATCCTGTCCTTTGGCGCGATCTACACGATCTCGTCGATCAATATGTATGAGCGGAACCGCGAGCTGGCGACGCTCAAGGTATTAGGCTATTACAGGAATCAGATCAACCGGCTTATTTTTCGCGAAAATATAATCATTACCACGGTAGCCGTCATGTTCGCCCTGCTTATCTGCGGCTATGTGTATGAACTGGTGGTACAAGCGTTATCCAGCACTCACCAGCAAATCCCGGATCAATTAGGCCTTGCCAGTCTCTTGATGTCGGTTGCGGTTGCGTTCACGCTTACCCTTATGGCTAACCTGCTGCTTAGACGCAAGGTGACCCGGATTAACATGATCGAATCGCTTAAGGGCCTGGAATAG